The Streptomyces luteogriseus genome includes a window with the following:
- the cbiE gene encoding precorrin-6y C5,15-methyltransferase (decarboxylating) subunit CbiE has protein sequence MADRVTVIGWDGSPLTAAASAALGAATLVAGAAHHLALPEVPARAERIRLGSVALAARRIAAHRGTAVVLADGDPGYFGVVRTLRAPEFGLEVEVVPAVSSVAAAFARAGMPWDDAQVVVAHPRTLRRAVNVCRAHTKVAVLTSPGAGPAELGLLLEGVHRSFVVCEELGTARERVSVVTSDKAADHTWRDPNVVIVLGGPGGPRTAGETGGWISGRDPSAGPRGWTLPADAYGADLGEGETQLLRASQLAHLGPRVGDLVWDIGCGSGAFAIEAARAGAAVLAVDSDLNACIRTDAAARRLGVQLQIVHGAAPHILENLPEPDVVRVGGGGAAVVSAVVDRRPQRIVTHAATRDAAELVGRDLTEHGYGVECALLQSVELDTRAWAEKERSVAFLLSGVLPRRGA, from the coding sequence ATGGCCGACCGGGTGACGGTGATCGGCTGGGACGGTTCGCCGCTGACCGCCGCGGCGAGCGCCGCTCTGGGTGCCGCCACGCTCGTGGCCGGTGCCGCCCACCACCTGGCGCTCCCCGAGGTGCCCGCCAGGGCCGAACGCATCCGCCTCGGCAGCGTCGCCCTCGCCGCCCGCCGCATCGCGGCCCACCGCGGCACGGCCGTCGTGCTCGCCGACGGCGACCCCGGATACTTCGGCGTCGTACGCACCCTGCGCGCCCCCGAGTTCGGCCTCGAGGTGGAGGTCGTCCCCGCCGTCTCCTCCGTCGCCGCGGCCTTCGCCCGCGCCGGTATGCCCTGGGACGACGCACAGGTGGTCGTCGCACACCCCCGCACCCTGCGCCGCGCGGTCAATGTATGCCGCGCCCACACCAAGGTGGCGGTCCTCACCTCACCCGGCGCCGGTCCCGCCGAACTCGGCCTGCTCCTCGAAGGAGTCCACCGCTCCTTCGTCGTCTGCGAGGAACTCGGCACCGCCCGCGAACGCGTCTCCGTCGTCACCTCCGACAAGGCCGCCGACCACACCTGGCGCGACCCCAACGTCGTCATCGTCCTCGGCGGCCCGGGCGGGCCCCGCACCGCGGGCGAGACCGGCGGCTGGATCTCCGGCCGCGACCCCTCCGCCGGACCACGCGGCTGGACCCTGCCCGCCGACGCGTACGGCGCGGACCTCGGCGAGGGCGAGACCCAGCTGCTGCGCGCCTCCCAACTCGCCCACCTCGGGCCCCGCGTCGGCGACCTCGTGTGGGACATCGGCTGCGGCAGCGGCGCGTTCGCCATCGAGGCCGCCCGCGCCGGTGCCGCCGTCCTCGCCGTCGACAGCGACCTGAACGCCTGCATCCGCACCGACGCCGCCGCCCGCCGCCTCGGCGTCCAACTCCAGATCGTGCACGGCGCCGCCCCGCACATCCTGGAGAACCTCCCCGAACCGGACGTCGTCCGCGTCGGCGGCGGGGGAGCGGCCGTCGTCTCGGCGGTCGTCGACCGCCGCCCGCAGCGCATCGTCACGCACGCCGCCACCCGCGACGCCGCCGAACTCGTCGGCCGCGACCTGACCGAGCACGGCTACGGCGTCGAGTGCGCCCTGCTGCAGTCCGTCGAACTCGACACCCGGGCCTGGGCGGAGAAGGAGCGGAGCGTCGCGTTCCTGCTCAGCGGCGTGCTGCCGCGGCGCGGCGCCTGA